From the Carassius auratus strain Wakin chromosome 36, ASM336829v1, whole genome shotgun sequence genome, the window TTCATTGTCTGCAGTGTGCTTCATCACGAAGATGCCCATGGTAGTCTTCTCAAACGCACTCTGTAGAAGATCTTCTTCCATGtcctaaagacagaaaaaaagatgaatatgtATTTAACACATGAACAAGAAATATGAGGGGTAGCATAATGGAATATTACTTAAAGAAAGGACTATCACATTTCCccccatttaattttttacttaagaACTACTAAAATTGTGTTAGTTTTTTAGAACCCTAAACATCTGTGTTGACATCACACATTCCAAATTAGCACATAAAATGTCTGTTAAATTTGACACCATCTGTAAAATAAACATCAGGGGGggccaatcctgctcctggagatcTACTGGAGATTTCTAGTAATCCTAAAGACCTCGATTAGCTGAATTAGGTGTTTCATTCAGtttgagctaaactgtgcagagctgcgGCCCACCAGGAATTGAGTTCGACACCCCAAAAAGTCATAACATTTGAGAATAGGAGataagaaaaatataatgaaacttgttagaaattagaaatgtaatttgtttccCACATCTGATACTAGCCATGTGCTGGTTTAAAGTAATGTGGCATATCATGGTATTGAATATGCACAGTAGTGTTATAGGGAATAGGTTTGCTGCAATAGACAGTGTTTTTAGTTATACTGGTGTTAAGCCACAACACTGGTTACGTCATTTTGTTTACCGCAGCACCGCCCCCACCGCGTTTTTGATTTTTTAAtagtaacaaaaataatttagccTAGTTCAGTTAGAGGACAGACATGCTTAAAAACTAAACGCATTTGATCAACATCAGTGTGTCTGAGCGCTCATGAATCTTTCTGCAGTGTTGTGatgctctcgacgccggcggtgtgaacacacagtaagtattgttattttattaggcatataaattgtatttttatttgttttgttaataaaagttctgAGTTTGATGTATTTGTTGCTTGTAAAAGTTAAAGTAAAATGCCAAGAAATAAGAGTAAAAATTAGCTTGACGCCGAATTGCAGCAATTCAATTGCTGCTAATTTGAAAGTAAAATGTGCATGGCACTTTTACAAACCATTTGCAAGCGAAAGAAATGAGGGAAACTCCAATGaactaacaccccccccccccccctcaacaCCAACGGTAATATCGGTTTTACCAGTGTTGTCCTTGAATAAGTAAATATGTGTGCTCTGTACGAACATTTAGAAGTTAAACAATTATAGCTACGTGTCTAGTGgatgaaattaattttaatttatgttgcaATGTGCATATTTGATGAAACCATGGTTTTTAGATGTAGTAATGTGTTTCTTGTTGAACATAGTACAGATTCCATCAGTTAAGCTATAACTACTCACCACATACTCCTGAATGAGATCTTTAGGGTCCTCATTAAGATAGATACACAGTCCTCTGATGGCAAGTTCACGAGCTGCATCAATGTCATCCTTAAAAAAATAAGCCAGAGCAGAGAAAGAAAGGTTAGGTTAAGACATTACTCGAAATCAATTATGTTGCTGTCTATGGGTGCGACTCAGAAAGCCTTCTGAAAAGACtttgtgaaaggggcttatatgAATGTTTTTGATGTGATCACCATATGCAAGTGCAACTTTGCTCACTTACTTCAACTACAGTTGACATCATCTCTTTCAGCTTTCTGCCTTGTTGCCCTGGTCGCCTTTCAAAAACCTTCAGAAAGCCTTCATAGTGAAGGTCAAGCTGTGACAGAaattttgactgtagaggaactGTTGTGATTCGCTTGAACTCTGCATTCACCTGAAAGCAGAATGTTAACAAAAAGAAATAAGAGTAGCAATAAGATATGACTCTCTGTTAGACATATTCAACCAATTTTGGAAATCTATCACAAACCTCAGTGACATCAAAGAGAGCTGGCCATCTCATCATGAAGTCCCCGATCATAGGGGCACAACGAAGCACTTCTTGTCTCCTGAGTGCAAATGTTCTctgcattttagttttaatagtctctcggttgttgttttttttcacatctgAAAGAAGCTCAACTCTTGCAATCTCCAGAGTATGGTCGTTCTCTCCAGGGGAATAGGAGGGGCAGTAGTGCACTTCACCTCTCTTGGGCTTCTTTACATTGTAGGCAGGGCTTTTTTTCCCATCTGGCTTATGCTTTAAAGAATTTACAGTAACTTCAGGACATCCAAGTTTTCGGAGATGTGTGCGATAGTTAGATAATTTGTACTTGAGGCTCACTTTCCAACCCCCATACCCAGTGTCTGAGCCCCTTTCTGTTAAACATGGATGCTTCTTGATGAGTGCCTCTCCCACTTGTTCAAACTCTCTGTCCGTGACATAGACCTTGTATTGAACAATTTTTTGGACCAACCCCTCAAGTATATCTGACTTCAGCTTGATATCAGGAATAAGCAGTGTTCCATTTTCTCTGAAGACACTGTTTGCCTGTTCAAGCTTAAATTCTGCATCATATGAAAATGGTGGAATGCAGAATGTTTCAGGCCAAGAAGATCGTCTGGTAGAGGAGAGAGAAGAAATGGATGCAGAGACTTCGGAATGTCCTGGGGCAAAGGTTGAACTGTTCATTGTGCCAGCTGAAGTAGCATTCAGTGGTGAGAGGGAGTcagtaatgtttattatttttattgtggcTTTGTCCTTAATTTCATTCATTGAAGTCAAATTCATAAACTGGTTATCAAAAAGAGTGTCCATAAACTGCAGACGAAAGGGGTCCTGTAGCTTACATTGACTCCTCACAGCATCTTCTAGTTCAGTCACAGACTCAGGCAAGCCAGATGGAAAAACCACTCTCTGGCAGCTGCTCTCCCCCAAAATGATTCGAAGAACAGCCGATGTCATTGTCCAGTGCCTCAGTCTGTAAgttgaacaaaaaaacaatagtgaACACACCTGTTTGCATGTTTGGATACAGCACTTTTTAAATGTGGAATAATTAAAGATATTTATACAATATCACTGTAAATCAAAGTAGCTTTTCCATTGTaggaaacaaacagacaaaccgATTTTGAagctatttttactttttttattcctTACCTTTGCAGCAGACAAATCTCTTTAACGTTACCATCTGCACATGTCCAATCAAATAGTCAGCCAAGGGGTATTCATCAGTTAATTCACTGACTTCTACAAGGCTAACTGCCTTTGTTGGGGACTGACTTAGCTCGTAAGCTCTATAGTGCTCTCTATACCATCCACAGAGTTGTTTCACAATAAAGAACAACTTTTGATGCAAAACACAAATTTGCTCAATTTGACCAAATTCAGGTAATCCACCTTCAGATCCATGAACAACGATCATTCCTGTCCTGTAGTTGATACCCTTACTCCAAACATTTTTTGTGATATGAATTTCAGAGAGATTAGGATATCTCTGCCTCACAACTATAGCTATCTCTTCCTTCAAAATATCCACTGGGACTGCAGATCCACTTGACATTTCCAGCTCTGACTTCTCAAGACTTGGTGAAGTTAGCTGGTACCCAATCATTAGCTGATGTTTTGTGGCCAGGGAGAATGGGACATTTTTGAAGCAACTGGTATGTCTAATTGCCTGTTTAAAGAAGCTGTGCTTTGCTTCAAACCTGATTGTCCAATACCCCACAAGAGGACCAAACAACCTGATTATTTGAGGGTAGTGCTCCAAGTAGTGGTGTTTGGGCAGCAATCTCTGTTCAGGAAATAAGTCCTGGTATCTTTGTCTGTGCTCAGATATTTTACTTTCTAAGTAAGCAATGGACTCATCATTGTGAACTGGGGCAACAACAAGTTCTACAATCTCTTTCAAGTCTAAGAGAATCTGCCATGCAGGCTCATTTTCAGGAATCTGAGGACCAATTAAAAATGGAAGCAAGCGtaacaagctccagttctcatgAGCATTGCCTCCTATTGTTTTCCTGCTTGATAAAGGTTGAGGCAAAACATGAGGCTTATTAGTCTTATCGTTATATTTGTATGGAAAATCCAAAATTGATTTGTTGATTTTATCCAAGGTAATGTACTTTTTTGATATTATCAATGTGAGACAATGTGCAAGCTCAACAGGTACAATACCCTCAAATATATCATGGGCAATGTCTGGTGGGTAGCCAGTGAGGACATGAAAATGAGAAAGAGCTTCAGTTAGAGGACAAGCTTTTTTCACTCCAAAATAGTTAGTATCACTATCCTCAGCCAGCCTCACATGAGCACTGTGGAGCTCTTTTGTTCTGAGGCTGAGAGCACCTGTTCTTACCTCTATTGACTGAATGTCTTGTTTGCTTGCAGTACAAAATCGACAAATATAATGCCCTGAAAAACTTTCATTAAAGCCAGCTAAACCATGAGCTCCTAAATTGTCTGCAGAAACAGTAACAACAGTTCCCTTCAGTGTTTCTCCTAACAGTGGTATGAAAATTCCATGTTCTTCCAAGTATTTGAGGTCTTTTAGGAGTGGTTCAAGCACTCTGTTATAGCCATATGTTTTGACATCATCAGTTCTACATAGTAGGGCCAAATATATAGAGGACAATGATGAATTGGACCCAGGAGGTAGGTTCCTTAGCACCCAATAGACTGCACAAAGCTTGTGTTTTTTGCGGGATGTCCCCAGGGGGTTGCAGAGCTCAAAATCATCAACATATAAACCCACAAAAAGTCTTAGCTCTTGACCTGACAAAAacctattttgtttaaaatgaagaccatctctgaaaGACTGATACAAACTGTCTTCCTCAGTTTCTTGTGTTTTCTGATCCGGAGATATCTTTTCTAAAATATCTTTCCGATTTAAAAGCACTTGA encodes:
- the LOC113054917 gene encoding uncharacterized protein LOC113054917, encoding MTSAVLRIILGESSCQRVVFPSGLPESVTELEDAVRSQCKLQDPFRLQFMDTLFDNQFMNLTSMNEIKDKATIKIINITDSLSPLNATSAGTMNSSTFAPGHSEVSASISSLSSTRRSSWPETFCIPPFSYDAEFKLEQANSVFRENGTLLIPDIKLKSDILEGLVQKIVQYKVYVTDREFEQVGEALIKKHPCLTERGSDTGYGGWKVSLKYKLSNYRTHLRKLGCPEVTVNSLKHKPDGKKSPAYNVKKPKRGEVHYCPSYSPGENDHTLEIARVELLSDVKKNNNRETIKTKMQRTFALRRQEVLRCAPMIGDFMMRWPALFDVTEVNAEFKRITTVPLQSKFLSQLDLHYEGFLKVFERRPGQQGRKLKEMMSTVVEDDIDAARELAIRGLCIYLNEDPKDLIQEYVDMEEDLLQSAFEKTTMGIFVMKHTADNEAHNVAIVLEGVAVLQDLDSVAFATSMLFGLIYTLNLQYPTKLRFTFEILQKLIMELDAGELSIKAQNLKSKLHQ